ACGCTCAAAAGCTTCTTTGGCTGGCTGGTGCTAGCCTATCCTGACATTCTCGCCGTCAATCCGACTGCCAGTGTGAAGCTAGAGAAGATCCCTCTACCTCCTGCCCAGAGTTTGACAGCCGAGGAAGTAGGGCGAGTTTGGGCGGCAACCGAGTATCTAGGCGAGACACAGCAACGGGATCTAGCTTTACTCCACATCTTGAGTCACGGCTTGCGGGCGGGAGAAATTGTCAGCCTTAACCCTCTTTAATCACTCTAATGAAGTAAAAATACAACCATAAATTGAGATTGCTTATCCCGTATGGCTTTCAGGCTTGATTTTCTAAGATCTAACTTCATCTGTAGCATTTTAGGATAAATCCTTCTGTAGAGCGGGTTTAAGAAATTACTCTCGTCAAAGTGATTAAAGAGGGTTAATGTCGGTGCGTTCGATGGTAGGCTGATTTTTGTCGCAGACACGAAGACAAACGAGCCGCGATTAGTACCGTTGCGAAAAGGGAGTCGCGACGCACTCAAGGAGTATTTGTTGTGGCGCTCTGAACAAGGAGAGGAAATCACGAGCGATCGCCCCTTGATTTTGTCCCAACACGCGACTCGTTCATGTGAACGATTGAGCGATCGCGGCATTTATTTTGCCATAGAAAAGATCGGTGAATTAGCAGAAATTTCCCAGCTACACCCACACTCGTTCCGCCATACGGTAGTGATATGGAAGTAGTGGTGAGGCTCAAATCCTGTCTAACTCTGCATTGTAGCCATGAATGAAGTACCAAATCGCTCCAATGTGGTTGTTCAGCTTTTTGGAAAATGATAGGCTTTCTCTTACTAACCGAGAAACGCGCTGTCTGAAGGTATTATTCAACCTTTCAATACGATTAGTTAGACCTGTTTCTTTACCAACTGCTCGATGATATTCATGGGGAATAACTGTCTTGTAAGCCTGCCAAAAATCTGTATAGGCAAAGGCAGATTGCTGATAAATCTTTGGTAAGGAGACCCATAATTTACTAGCAGATTTTCTGGTTCTATCTCCGATATAGCAACCGATAATTTTTCGAGAATTGCGGTCGATTGCTAGCCAGATATAGACCTCATTTTTCTTGCTATTAACAAATGACCACATCTCGTCACATTCAATGGTCAATTCTCCTGTTGACTTTTCTGAAACCTTAATTTGGCGCGGAGTTCGAGCTAGCTTTTGATTGACATAATCTTGCAGCCAAGACCAACTTACTTGAGTCACCCTGGCAATTCCTCGCAGTGATATTCTCTCCAGCAAGAGCCGATCGATCATCTGCTTGGTTTCCTCTGAAACAGATGAATTAGTCGGATCGATCGCAAATTGGCGACCACAGATTTTGCACTGATATTTTGGCTTGCCATTGTGAGTTGAACCATTTTTAATTACATGCTCGGAGCCACAGGTAGGACAGACTCGTTCTGAAGGTTTTTCATATATTTTTGGGGATGATTCTATCGCCTCTTGTGTTAATTTAGGTAGTAGTAATACAAATGAGTAAAATAAGAAAGCCAAAATTGTTGTCATCAAAAATGCCGAATTGCGGGGGATTACATGAGGA
The DNA window shown above is from Chroococcidiopsis sp. SAG 2025 and carries:
- a CDS encoding tyrosine-type recombinase/integrase yields the protein MIFVADTKTNEPRLVPLRKGSRDALKEYLLWRSEQGEEITSDRPLILSQHATRSCERLSDRGIYFAIEKIGELAEISQLHPHSFRHTVVIWK
- a CDS encoding IS1 family transposase, translating into MTTILAFLFYSFVLLLPKLTQEAIESSPKIYEKPSERVCPTCGSEHVIKNGSTHNGKPKYQCKICGRQFAIDPTNSSVSEETKQMIDRLLLERISLRGIARVTQVSWSWLQDYVNQKLARTPRQIKVSEKSTGELTIECDEMWSFVNSKKNEVYIWLAIDRNSRKIIGCYIGDRTRKSASKLWVSLPKIYQQSAFAYTDFWQAYKTVIPHEYHRAVGKETGLTNRIERLNNTFRQRVSRLVRESLSFSKKLNNHIGAIWYFIHGYNAELDRI